The genomic interval CCCCGCTATAGCAAATATATCATTCCACAAACTCATAGTCACATCACAATGCAATTATAGGTGATCCACAGACTCCCCAcctttcttacacatataacaccaatccaacataACGAGTTGGCATTTCCTTAGATTATCTAAGGTGAGAATCTTCCTTAATgaagttgtccatacaaaaaaagaagctttaGAGGGGCCTTAGtcttccaaatgttcttccatgggaacaCTCTTGTAGAATGTTTCATTAGGGACTTAGTATGACCGTACAATCAAACTTCCCTTCTTGGACGGTGACCACATCATCGTATCAGGTCCTCCATTCACTCTTTAATTATACACAAGATGGAAGAAATCTATAAGTGTGTCAATTTCCCAGTCTTGTGCAGCTCtaatgaaaatgatattctaTTGAGGAGAGCCACTAGGTAGATCTATGAGTTCTATGACTGCAGCCTCCTGTCGTCGTACAATGCCGTATAAAGTTGGATAGGCTTCCTTAAGAATTTGGTCTCTACACCAAAGGTCATTCCAGAATTTAATTCTGGAACCATCCCAACTGCAAAGTGTGTATATTGATGAAAGTTGGTCCAAccttttcttatgtttttccaAATCCCCACCCCATGTGGTCCGCtcacctcattcgagcaccatcctccccagtCCCCACAATCCACCATATTTTGGATCTATGATAACTCTCCACAAAGCTccctcaagtggtaaaggccttgggcttgggggtttGCTCCCCctaggtccaaggttcaaatccccttgggtgcaaacaatctctaggggctaCACCCCCTGTTaaaaagccagcgatttaaccagttctgtgtagggaaacttccgagaGTGTGGTGTACGAGACCGAGATTTACTCTGCATAGGTGGGTTCGAAGGGCCCTgtcttggagaggttccctggcataaaaaaaaaaaaaaaatctctataacCATTTACCCAATAAAGCTTTAGTGAAAACTTTGAATTCGCAGCCTGTCTTCATGTATTGGGGTACAAACCGTATCCCAATTCACCAAGTGAAACTTGAATTCTTCATCTATTCCCCCCCATAGGAAATCTCGTTGCAACTTCTCTAGCCGGTAAGCCACCTTGCATGGTATtggaaatagagataaaaagtAAGTAGACAAGTTGGATAGAGTACTTTTTATCAACGTAACTCTACCACCTTTGGACAAATAAATCCTCTTCCAACTCACCAGTTTCTGCTCTATTTTTTCCAACACCCGGTCCCAGATGGACTACAACTTAAAGGAAGCACCCAAGGGAAGATCGAGATACTTCATTGGCAAGGTGGAACATTTCCAATTGGAACTAATTCTATATTGCAAATCTTGTGAAGGTTTTAGCAGAAACTAAAAACAGACTTTAGTTCAACAGAGAACTTGTTCCCATTTCttcataattatttatgtcAAAAACCCCAAAATATATTCCTCATACGCCTACCGTATGTAATTAGAGTTGTAAGCAGTCTCTTGATAGCAGTCTCTTCCTAGCATCTTGATGGTACATATTTATCAAAAACTTTTATGTGCATAGTATTTCAGTGAATTAAATAGCAAGTCATCAACtctagtttcattttttaaaaagtacataaaaaattaGGCAGTCTGATCGTACGCAGTTACAGCCCTCAATCTAAGAAAAATATGATGACTTACATGGGCGCCCATGGCATTGCAGTAGAGAAACTGCGTGTATCCAGAAAAGAATTGGATAGTATCAATGACCGAACTCGTCTTGGACGATGCTGAGCAAAGAGTTGTGCTAAGAAGCCCCCAAGGGACGTACCATATAGATGTATCTGTTAGATATGGATTGATTAGTCTACTCAGCGATTACTCAAGTTGTCAGGAACTTATATGACTTGAATTTGCAAGTTAGGTACattgattttacaatttttgaATCTCAGTTCATGACATATCAATACAATCATGCATCCATGCTGCCTCTAAGAAAACACATTGATCAtgaaacttatttaaaattgttCTCAGCCCACATGTATCTTCTCCTCCAATGATTGTCTCGCACAATTTGTAGCTCTATGATTATATACAGGCAGTTCTATGTTGATTTATCTAAAGATGATATATCAACGATAGTGGTTAAGTGCCATCAGTTAATCAACGATAGTGGTTAAGTGCCATCAGTTACCATATtgcatgaaaatatatatatatatatatatataagcattttATTAAATCCAAGTGATTCGACCCAGTTTTTTGTTTAAGTGACAAATTAATCAAAGTCATGATGTAATAAACTCCAATCGCTAGTTGGTGAAACAAATCATGTCAAAGTTAAGAGGGAACATTATAGGAGGATGGCTTATGAGGCATTCCATGTACAAAGTGACCCACAGTTTATGCAACACTGGTTCAAATCCGCTCTGTGCTTAGAACTGTATGAAGCCCAGCATAGCTACTGAAGCACTTAGCCAATCCAGAATGCCAAAATTAGTGAGTGTGCAGGCATCATGGTAAGTGCCACAACATCAAATACTGCAATGAGAGTAGAATGATATAGACAAAAACTTCTACTGATAACACAAGTATGGtagaaaaaatgtgaaaaggaaatgaagctCTTACATGATGAACATCAATAGCATCCAAGAACTTCTCAAATGCTTGAATCCACTCATGATGATTCCAAACTCGTGGAATATCAACAGAAATCACCCGGTAACCCTTCACATTTGAAATGGATTTGATTATTCAATcttagttaaaaatttaaatgatatatcatataaaaaatttagaggGTTTCCTGGTCACAAACACGAAACAGAACTTAGAAAGTTACCAAGTACAACAAGAGCATCAATAGAAATAATTATAACTGATTCATTCTTGCTGTAACAGTGTCCAGTTGCGAAAACTTTTCTATATGGTGTGAAAAGGACTAGGAACACCACAAGGAAGGAGCCACGTTAACCTTGAAGTTCCAAATGAGGTGAAATAATTTGGCAATTACACAAATGCACTTCATTTTGACACCaactaacttataatatcctGCCTGTGTTTGTTGGCCTTAGTACACAGATAAGCAAATTCAGTTTATACAGTGGttaataaaagtttttaaaactgGTTAAGCATAATTCATTTTATGCTGACCAACTACAAAAATAGTTCTCtatttcttcaaataaaaaataaaataaaaaaagttatactaATAACttaaatgcatataaaatgagCAAATAAAATGGAGATTCCAATGATATAACCATGCTAAAGCTGAAGAACTCCATATCTCCGCATTTGCAACTGCGCTATAAAATTCTCTTCAcataaaaacactaaaactaTGGGAAATGGAGGGAGGTTAATGATAATTTGTGATGGTTTCCTTTCATTACAGATATTCTTTCAATGAACAAACTCGTCAAGTGGCACTATTGCGCAACAAAAATAACGGGCAGCATCAATTGTTCTGTGCTCTAAGACACTAACTTCCAGAATTTAATGGTTCCTGGTAGAACTACACTACTGAGAAACCATGGCGTAAAACTTATCACGAGAAAAGaagaacgggggaaaagaaaaagaatgaacaTGGATTTTTAATGTATATTGAGTATAAAATGTCATAGATATGATGAAGACCCTAAGGTCAAACTTACTACCTTCATGGACAATGACATGATTTGTTTGTAATATACATCTGCTGTCCCTGCTGTTCCAGGAAGACAAATAAGAGGAGGTACCACCTTTGgaccaaaatcataatatcgCCATTGCTTTATGCCAATCtgtgaggaattaaaaataaaaaagaaaaggtttcCGACAGAGACATCATCAGGCAGTAAAAAGCACAATCGACAATCCAAATGTAACCAAGGATATATGGGATTACGTCTAAAAATAAAGGCATAAGCATTGCTGGAATGAGATAAGGAATCAAAATCATGATAGCTACAACCCAAATTCACAGAATCGAAAGAATAGTGTGAAAAGAGACACATATTTAAACAGGCATCAAGTAACTCATAAAGGACCTCTATGCTTAGCAGAGAAGAATGAGACAACACAAAATGCACGCCCAGATACATTGCGAAGCCAAGATgtaaaaaccattaaaaaattccTAATTTGGACGTAGAAAAGAAACCCATACAATGACGAGTAAGATATGGATCCATTCTCATCTGTATCCCATTGATAGAGAGagcaaaaaaattatagatgaaGCAAAGGCATACCAATAACGAGTCTAGAAGAACAAGCTAAATCCATATTTAAACAAACATAAGCCACATACGCACATCAGAATTCTCACAATTGGCGTGTAAGTTGAAGCTTGTTTTATATAAGGGTCAGAGAACTACAAACCCAAGCTCATCCACTACCCATAATTGACTAACGAAAAGGAGACACTAGCGGAATGAAGATATgcccaaaaacaaaatgaagctAATGAAAGAGACCCATGATCAGAAATCAGATGAAaacggaaaaataaaaagaaaaaggaaaaatgagaatatagaGCGAAAGAACTTACGGGGATCTTATGAAGAGGGACCAGAGACTTGAAGTGGATGTAATCTCCGGGCACCGAAAAAGCACCTTTCATTGCTAAATCGTTAATTGCTATGCACCAAACACTCCCGTATCACACAACCATATTCGAATGGATCGATCACTGAAACtggctctctttctctctgtctgTTACTCCCCGCTGTCCTCTGCGAACTCGTCAATATTATTTcgagaaaaattttatttttttgcaaattaTTTCGAGGTATTGACGAGATCAGAAGACGGAACAGAGAGAGCCACGTGGCTGGGCCCCCTATCTACCTACAGTAATCATAAAGCTGAACTACGGCGATGCTCTTTCAACTGGTCGCCTGCGTTATACTGTCCGCACGATTTTCTTTTACCATTGATGCACCATACAGGCGCACTTTCGAGTGGCAtttctttcttatttgtttgtttgtattatGACTAcgtttggaatttgaattgaattaaattgaattgatttaataaaatattaattttttatattattattattttaaaatttaaaaaaataaattatttattatattttgtattgaattttaaaaaaagaaaaaatcttcttcacagTCTACTATTGGTagaagccccagcacacctaacgtgctgggttgaaaaaaaaacaaaaaaaactatgtaAGGTGTGTGGAGAGTGCAATGGACAGTAAGTTGATctttaacattattcttaaaaaaattataataatgagttaaaatgaattaaaatgagtttaataaccaaacgaaacaataaaaataaaatattatttatatttaaaaaaagaggttCCTTTTTCTATCCTATTAAATTCCATACATCTTCGTAAACTTTATCTTCTCTCTAAATTAAAACTTTCGTGACATGATTAGTAACTTGTTAAAATTAGAAATgctaagtaacaatttaatttttaatgtctataacttatttatttatattacagTTTAAGTGGTTTTTCATATAAACTATTTATCTGTGAAATCAGGTAAGATTGGGACATGCTAATAATAACTTGGAGTATTCTATCTCATGAGCTACTATACATTTCCAATCCTCCCTTTCGGTTCCTCATCTCGTTCAACTTCTCTCTTCTTTGTGTCTTATTTGTTACCAACAGTCATTCGTATCCCCATCCGGCGGCCCATTCAATCGTCATCTCCGATAAAACTTTACAGCTTCGACATGCACACacctcccccccccccacacacacacactctctctctctttctctctcacatcAGAATGTTTTATGCCGATTCATTTTCATGTGTTCACCTATATTGTTTCATTGTTTTCAGATTCCTTGTGAtttacatccatctatattcacCCATATTACTATGTGATTTACTCGAATGGGTATTTCTGATTAGAGCTTGTCTTGGCTTGTGATCTACTCAAATTTTGTTGTGATTATTCCATGTGATTTAATTTGGATCTTTGATTATGGAGAAGTAGCTGTGAATTTTGAACCTCTTTATTTTGCAAAATTGGGGCCCTGGTTTACAAATCACTCAGATTGTTGGTCTTTGCTTCTATCTGTTTAGGGTTTTACATTTGGGTCTGTGATTTTGTTATTATAAATGTGATTTTGCAGGATGTGATTTACATTTTCTTACATTTGGGTCTCTAATTACATGTTACAATAGCTCTCATGCATAAACTTGTCATTTATGCTATATTAGACAATGTACATGTTTTCATTTGGGTCtctaattcaattatttcttatgatttattatgttttggtcTCTAATTTACATGTTACTATAGTTGTGAATTTGGAACTTCTCATTTCTCCAACATTGAGGACTTGTACATGTTTCTATTTAGGTAGATGATTCGATTATTCCCTGTTATTTACATTTAGGTATTTGATTTACATGTTACTATAGCTATGAATTTCGCCAAAGTCTTTTCTATAACATTGAGGCTATGATTTACCATTACCATGTTTATAATTGGGGCTTTGTGTAATTTCAGATTCTGTGGTTGGCATTCGATTGGGGCTATCGTTTGAACTGTATATATAAGTGTAGGGGCTATGATGATGGTCGGATTGTTGGGGTGTACCCGAGTATAATATCAGCATCTCTAATGAATGCTCATTGATCGATATGACAGGGTAACTCAGATGACCATCTTAATTGTGAACCTTTCACAAAGGTAACGGAGATTTGCAACCATCCTATCTTGTGCCCTTTGTTAtgcttgaaaataaaagatctgAGTCTCATTGATATGTAAATAGAAgcaattttgttattttgttttgtgttatCTTGTGCTTTCTAGGCTTATTTGGTTGAGTATACATGAAGGGCTGATCCTTGTTGGTTCATATGGAATATGTTTTCTGCTTTGACTTGTGCCTTATATCTTGTTTGAGAGTTTGGTTTTGTGATTTCTTAATAGTGTTTGGTTGGTTGTGCTGCAAGTTGTTGTTCATTGTTAAAGTTGTTGTTCAATTTTGTAAAACTTGGCTCTgaaatatatacatgcatgttgTTCTTAATGTCATTTCATAAAATGGTGTTTGTAACTAATATAGGCATTATCCTTTTGATTTCTCATTAACAGGTCTTGAGGCACAAATTTTGTGATTTAGGTATTCTACTACACTACATGCATGCTATTCAGATTCTGAAATAGAGATTACTTTGATGAGCTTTTTGTTCAGCTGTGATTGACTTGtgatattcaattttttaggaaGGATCAGTTTCTTTTTTCACTAGTTTTGATATGAGATATCTAtattaaacatcatttcatctttttcaaaactacaTCCTTTCTTGCAGTTTTGTTGTGATACTATCCTTTTATACATTGTTGGATTATTTACTACTTTTTAGAGATACTTGTTGTGCTATGATATCATTCTCATTTGTGataggaaatatatattttccttggATGCTTTTCTTGTTTGGTATATTTTGGTTGTGTATTCTTGTGATGATAAAAAAGTTTGGGGGCTTTGCAAGACAAAGTTGAGTGTTGACAACGAAAATGGGCAAAAAATCCATGGCAAGGTAGCTCGGATGGCCAATGAATATTGACAGTCGATTGTTACAGCCATTGAGAACATTGCTGCCCAATCAAGGTTTTGTGAATTGTAGTAAAAATCTCACGCTTTTAGTTTGTACTCAAAATAAGAACTATGTTCACTGTTTGTGTACAAACTTGAagcaaaataaaagataacaCAACCCAATGCCTGAGTCGAGTAGTAGCACTAGCAATATCTCACGCTTAGCAAACTATCTTCAACATGAATACCCAATATGTTATTATGGTATTAAAGTATCTCGACGAATTGCTTATATTGAGGATAATGAGGGGCGTCGATTTTTCAGTTGCCAAAACTTTGAGGTACTTTTCATTTGTTGGTGGTCTTATTTGCTAATTTGTGTTGGTAATGTTTTGCTTACAGATTTCAGTACTGGTCAATTGTGTAGACTAGACAAACTTGTGGGTTTTTCTGTCGGTATGATTAAGAAATATTAGCATATGGCCAAAGGACAATTAACTGATTAAAAATTGAACTTCATAAGATATAGGCATTAATGAACATCCAAACCACTCGACCTCGACTAGAAATTGATTTAGAGAGGCGTAAAAGAAAACTGGAGAAAACCAGTTTCATTATAGCAATTTCAATGTCGTGGTTATTTGTTtgacaatttattttgaaaaattctgaaCAATTTTATAGCGACATGTACTACATATTTGGGCTCGGTGTATATGCATTTTTAGTAGttgtaattaaaatatagttttattgtTCGCACattaaatttgtattttgggacTCGTGTGAATGGACAATAGTAGTACTTGTATGtagaattgaaaaattattatggaTGTATTTTAGCTCTTTTTTCATTAACTATTTTAGTTATTGAAAATGAATCCACAGTATATGAAATGtgtaatttatctattttttttctttcgggtGTGTCTAAAGCTTAGATCATTTCGATCACTATTAGATTTGGTAGCAAAACGATAatcttactttttatttatctattacaaaTAAGATACCattgaaaaatgtaaatatttattatttgtaaaatcgtaataatttcaaaactatTCTTATATAgggataaaaaattagttttgtgTTTAAAATTTAAGTACAATGTGATATTGCtcaatataagaaaaaagacaaaagagtgagtagttaatattatatatgggagtgagagaaaaaaataataaataagaataaataaatattattttaatagaatataaaaagtatagggaatgagatgtgtGAGGTTTTTTgaaagattaataaaatttaggataaaattttaaaaattgtgtaTTTTAGCTAAAATCTAGGAAAATTTATAGAGAATTAATGAGACTCTTATGTAGACTATTGTTTAGCTTTGACAATCTTGGAGACAATCTCAACCGCCACCATCTCACTTCTATGAATTTAACTTCCTGAGTTTTAGAGTAGCAATGAAGGTAAATGGATATCAAGCATGTGAATACggaattttaaatatatgacaacttatttatataattctaaGACCGTTACGTAACATTTTAAAGGAGTAATattattccatttaaaaaaaaaaagatcatcattcatttttccattatcttatcattattttatggtattgtattaaattattgatgaTGTTTCATTTATGGACCTATTATTTAAgatcacatcaataaatattgagaagaagatgataactaaattttttcccaatttaaaattatatatatggacataCAAATAATTGCAAATGAATCCTAGTCACGGAGCCAAAGGTTTTGATTTTCAAAACACTCAAgaacagaaggaaaaaaaaagtttagaacCACTTCTAAGCAGTCGGGTTGTTATATGAAGTAGAGTAGCCCTCCTATCAACTGCTGTCACGTCATAAATAACACAATAATTTCAATACTCTCAACCACATAGAATAGAATAGATCATTCGCAAGACATAGATTTCACCCACGAGCCATTCCCTTgcattttttcctctttcctctTCCACTTATCACAAACCCATCATCTATTTGCAtcaatttcaactcaactcaattcacttcaacatccaaactcaacctattgttagtgattaaagaagtgattttaagtgtattgatatattttttattttttaaaaatatttaaatatattaaaaaatgtgaaaaaaataaaaaaaaaattaaaaaataactagcaATTTAATCAGGCGGTGCTACTTAGGTGACGTAGTAGCACTGCTCATGATCGAAATTCCATAGACGCGTATAACTTTTGAACCCTTCCAATCGGTATTGCAATATCCTTAAACTCCTTCAAACCGGTCGAGCCCCGTCGCGGCTCGGTGGCAAGGTCGGTCGACTCTATGTTTTTTGCACTTTCGTTGAAGAGGAATGAGGGCACATGAGAGAGGGCTGTGATGAGTTGTTGGtcagtaggggtgtaaatttaaaccggaaaaccggaaaaccggtccggaccggaccgaaccggaccggttggtccggttttgaaccggtccggtccggaaccggttcctattttatgaaaaccggccggttccggtccggttccggtttctTAGTttccgggaccggaccggaccgaaccggaccggttggaaaaaaaaatataaaaattaattttatatattatacaaaatatttatatatataatatataattatatgttaaatttttatatataatatatataattatatattatatatgaaaaaatttcatattataatttataaataataacataaaatgtttatcttaaatatgaatatttgtaatttatttgatcatatgttattaatataattatatataagataatgttgttataatttataaaataaaagtttaatcttaaaaatgaaaatttaattgatcatatgctttaagcataatatatatattaaattattaataacattttataataagaattaatactttattatatattttttacatttaaaaaaaacgagaaaaccggaccggaccggaccggaaactggtaaaaccggaggtaccggtttaggtgggtaatcggggcgtaatcggttttgaaaaatacaaaaccggtacataccggttcggtcctaaattttgtctaaaaccggaccggaccggatcggttacacccctattagTCAGGTGTGGATAAAAGCacagtatgtaaaataaaaaacttacgtGGTGGGCTATTATTGAAGGGCGTTGAGTGTTGATAGAATAAAAACAGCCGAACCGGTTTGAAGGATTTCTCAAAAAAGTTGGGCCGAACTCTGAGTCCAGTTCTCCAAACCCCTCTCATGGATATCCAAACCGGCATTGGCAGCCGCTGTCCACTCCGATTCTCCGAACCTCCGTTGGAACCCACCTTGAAACCACACCACCGCCCACTCACTACGCTCAATCTCAGAAGGTTAGTCAATCTCAATCATCCCTGTTTTCCCAATTATTGTTCCTTtcgcttttcttttttgtaattcAACATTAAAATAAAGACAGCCGTCTACCTATGGTTGTGTTTCTCAAAGTTCGAAGCTTCTTCTGCACGATACAATCCAAAGGATTGCAAACCCTAAATCCCTTTTTTTCATTGAGTGTATTTTTTCACTCGGACTGCTCTACTCATTCGGAATCATCGGGCTTTTCAAGACCAAAAACTGCCCAAAACAATGTGGCAATCTTCTGGGATCTGGACAATAAACCACCGAACTCGTTCCCACCATATGAAGCCGCTGCCAAGCTAAAGGCGGCGGCGTCTTCTTTTGGGGTTGTTAGATACATGGTGGCGTATGCAAATCGCCACGCGTTTGCCTATGTCCCGCAAGTTGTTAGGGAGCATAggaaagagaggaggaagaagtcGAACCCGTTGAAGAATAGGGGGCTGACTAAGGCAGTTGAGCCGCATCTCTGTCGAGTTTGTGGGAGAAAATTTTACACGAATGAGAAGCTTGTGAATCATTTCAAGCAAATACATGAGCCGGAGCATATAAAGAGGCTGAATCAGATAGAGTCAGCGAGGGGGGCGAGGAGAGTGAAGTTGGTGGCTAAGTATTCCATGAAAATGGAGAAGTATAAGAATGCTTCAAGGGGCATTTTGAACCCCAATGTAGGGTATAGTTTGGCCGATGAGTTGAAGCGGGCAGGGTTTTGGGTTCGAACGGTGCCGGATATTCCACAAGAGGCGGATGCTACCTTAAAAAATCATATGGTGGATATGATGGACAGAAGGAGAGTTGAGTGTATGTTGCTTGTATCAGATGATTTAGATTTCGTGGATATTTTGAAGGAAGCAAAACTGAGATGTCTGAGGACGGTTGTTGTTGGGGATACGAACGATGGAGCTTTGAAAAGGGTTGCAGATGTGGGGTTTTCATGGATGGAAGTTTTGATGGGAAAGGCTAAGAAAGAGGCAGGATCGGTCCTTGGGAAATGGAAGGACCGTGATGTTTTGAAGAGATTAGAGTGGACATACAACCCTGAAGTGGAGAAAAAGGTATATGATTTTGAGGATGATGTTGAGGAT from Juglans regia cultivar Chandler chromosome 2, Walnut 2.0, whole genome shotgun sequence carries:
- the LOC109011171 gene encoding uncharacterized protein LOC109011171 → MVVFLKVRSFFCTIQSKGLQTLNPFFSLSVFFHSDCSTHSESSGFSRPKTAQNNVAIFWDLDNKPPNSFPPYEAAAKLKAAASSFGVVRYMVAYANRHAFAYVPQVVREHRKERRKKSNPLKNRGLTKAVEPHLCRVCGRKFYTNEKLVNHFKQIHEPEHIKRLNQIESARGARRVKLVAKYSMKMEKYKNASRGILNPNVGYSLADELKRAGFWVRTVPDIPQEADATLKNHMVDMMDRRRVECMLLVSDDLDFVDILKEAKLRCLRTVVVGDTNDGALKRVADVGFSWMEVLMGKAKKEAGSVLGKWKDRDVLKRLEWTYNPEVEKKVYDFEDDVEDIEDKAFEGIVRGRVDDNNIQEEDNSAWWELDSGDEVVSSQSLKRLE